From the genome of Alcanivorax sp.:
TACAGCGATGATGCGGTCAGGTCGTGGTGCGCAAACCACTCATGGCAATCCTGCACCAGGCCAACAATCGCCTCCCCACTCAAGGAAAGGTGCTCAGCAACCTGACGGGACAGCAGCGCACTATGGAGTTTGTGGTAAAGCGTCACCGGCGGTTGGCAACGATGGGACCAGCCATGGCCCGCCAACGGATGCCCGGCATTTTGCAGCTCTCGCAACCACGCCAGATCCTCTTCAGACCAGGCCTTGCCCGGCACCACCAGCAAGGTCACAGCCTGGGGAGGCAATGCCAGCTGACCCAGCATCTCCGTGACCTGGGGCCGCGTCTGAGGCATCACGTCATGAATGCTGACCAGTGCCTGCAAACCCGCATTGGCGCCCTGCCCCTGCACTGTCCGTTGCTCAGGCATGATGGCTGCTCAAACGGCGCAACAGTGCCAGGGTCGGGGACGGCAAGCTGGAGGGAGCGGTTTTCATGGCGGCACAATGCGCCAATACACCCCCCCAGTGCGCAATCGCATCCTGATTCATGGAACAGGCGGCAACACGTGCTTGCTCAGCTCTTTCGCGTCGCTCGTTCACGCTCAAGCCATCAAGCCGCGCCAGGGTAGCCGGCAAATCCTCGCCTTCTGCCATGATCCACAGCCCTTGCGCCAGTGCCGGCCATTCATTGATACCGCACGCCGGCGTGGTAATGACCAGCCGCTGACGCGCCATGGCTTCCAGTGCCACAGTACCG
Proteins encoded in this window:
- a CDS encoding polysaccharide deacetylase family protein; the protein is MPEQRTVQGQGANAGLQALVSIHDVMPQTRPQVTEMLGQLALPPQAVTLLVVPGKAWSEEDLAWLRELQNAGHPLAGHGWSHRCQPPVTLYHKLHSALLSRQVAEHLSLSGEAIVGLVQDCHEWFAHHDLTASSLYVPPAWALGSLSRSQVARLPFACVETLSGVLDTGTGTHTRLPLVGFEADTRFRALFLGWFNALNVSRARRQRVPLRIGLHPFDLSLHLAPQIFNLFKQVETLACYDGYFERRMASCSSRPEVSGQGGSH